Genomic window (Methanosphaera sp.):
ATCGATCATTTCTTTGATCATGTTTTCTTCTTGTTCTATGAATGCTTGCATTTGTGCTGGGTCTGTAATTCTGATTTCTGCATCTACTTCGGTTTCTTTTACTTCAATTGCACTGTTTACTAATGCGATTTTTGCACCGTTGATTTCTGATGGCATACCAGGGTGTACTTTTTCTTTGTCGATGATTACTCCAGATACGAGTTCTGAGTCTTCTACTGATGCACCGTCTTTTGATTCGATTTTTATTTGTTCTGAATCTACTTTACCGTCTTCTTCTACTTGGCTTACTGCTCCTACGATGATTTTAGCTAAAGGTTCTTTTGCTTTTTCTGTTCCTTTACCTGTCATAGCTGTCATTGCTACTTTGAGGAGTGTTTCTTTGTCTGCTGCATCAATTGAGATATCATCTAAGATTTCTGTTGCTTTGAGTGCTGCTTGTCTGTATCCAAGTGCGATGATTGTTGGGTGGATTTCTTTGTCAAGTAAATCTTCTGATTTTTTGAGTAATTCTCCAGCAATGATTACTGCTGTGGTTGTTCCGTCTCCTACTTCATCTTCTTGTGTTTTTGCTACTTCTACAAGCATTTTTGCTGCAGGGTGTTCGATGTCCATTTCTTTGAGGATTGTTACACCGTCGTTTGTTACAACAATGTCTCCAAGTCCGTCTACAAGCATTTTGTCCATTCCTTTAGGACCTAATGTTGTTCTTACTGTTTCTGCTAAAACTTTTCCTGCTAAAATGTTGTTTCTTTGTGCATCTCTACCTATGTTACGGGTTGTTCCTTCAGGTAAGATGATTAATGGTTGTTGTTGTGCCATATTTATTACCTCTAAATAATTTTAATTTTATAAAAGTTTTTATTTGATTAAAACATTGAAAATTTATCTTTATATGAATGTAAAATCATTGATTCATATATTTTTTTAGTTTTTAAAATTAATTTTATTAAAAATTTATTTTATTATTCAGTCTACTATATATTACTGGATTTAACTTAATATAAATACTTTTTGGTTTTTTTCTGTACAAAACACAGAAAAAGATTAAAAACAATTTAGAAAAATTGAAAAATACCATAAAAAAAATAATAAAAAAAATAGTAGGGAGGTGAGAAATTATTGGATAGTATTATTTCTTAGACTTTAAAGCCTATTCTTCTGGAACCTGATGAAGTGGTATTTTTACCCAGATAATTTTATCTTCATCTTTTGCTCTCTGGTAATAGCCTCGTTTTTCAAGTGCTTTAAGAGTTTTTGCAAAGTTTTCCTTTTTAAGTTCTGCAAATCCTATACTTTCAAGATAATCATAAAGTTCACTTGCACTCATTGCATCAGGAAGAATGTGATATATCTGTGATTGGAAACTTGTAAGACCAGGTAATGGTTTTTCTGTCATAATTTGGAAGTAATCACGGTATTTAAGTGAATCTGCAAGTTTTACCTCACTTTCCTTAATTTGAGCAGACATATCCTCGAGTTGTTTTGCAAATTTCTCATTTTCTTCTTTGAGTTTTTCATCTTTTTGAAGCTTAATTTCAAGATCTGCAACCTGTTTTTCATAGTCAATTTTCATATCGTTCTTTTCAGCTTCAATAGCATTAACTTTTACTTTAAGAGCATCATACTCCTTGAGTTGTTGATTTTTATCATCAATAAGTTTTTTATGATTTTCAAGTTCTTCATTTTTAAGTTCAACAAGATTTTTAAGTTCATTAAGTGAAGATGTAACATTTATGAGTGTTGATTCACTTTCTTGAAGTTTCAATCCTCTTTCCTCAATTGTTGCATCTTTTTGAGATATCTCATCTTTAAGATCATCAATAACTTCTAGTTTCTGTGTAGTTTCATCAATTTCAGATTTAAGCTTATTGATATCTTCATCATAACCTTCAATTTGCTTGGTAAGATCTTCAATTTCATTATCTTTAAGTTTAATCTTATTTTCAAGTATTTCAATATGTTTTTTAATATCATCAATAAGATCATCTTTTTTAGCTAAACTTTCATCTTTAGCCTTAACAATACCCTCAAGATGAGCATATTTCTGTGTATTATCATTATATTTTTCTCTGATAATTTCAAGATCATCATTTAATGAATCAATATTTTCATTAAGTTCATCAATTTTATAATCTCTCTGACTTACAATGGAGTTAAGTTTTCCAATTTCATGATCTTGTTCTTCCTTAGATTTAGTGAAATTCTCTTTCATCTTAAAGATTTCATCATCTTTTTCCTTAATTTTTTCTGCAACAATAACATTGTTCTGTGCAATTTGATCAT
Coding sequences:
- the thsA gene encoding thermosome subunit alpha — its product is MAQQQPLIILPEGTTRNIGRDAQRNNILAGKVLAETVRTTLGPKGMDKMLVDGLGDIVVTNDGVTILKEMDIEHPAAKMLVEVAKTQEDEVGDGTTTAVIIAGELLKKSEDLLDKEIHPTIIALGYRQAALKATEILDDISIDAADKETLLKVAMTAMTGKGTEKAKEPLAKIIVGAVSQVEEDGKVDSEQIKIESKDGASVEDSELVSGVIIDKEKVHPGMPSEINGAKIALVNSAIEVKETEVDAEIRITDPAQMQAFIEQEENMIKEMIDGLEAAGTNVLFCQKGIDDLAQHYLAKAGILAARRVKKSDMEKLAKATGAKIVTNIEDLKEEDLGDAGLVKEDKVSGDDMIFVKECKDPKAVTLLLRGSTSHVVDEIERAVEDAIGVVASTVEDGKVVVGGGAPEIAIAKGLKDYAETISGREQLAVTAFAEALEVVPRTLAENAGLDSIDSLVDLRAAHEDSQYMGLNVFEGGVCDMKEAGVIEPQRVKKQAIQSAAEAAEMILRIDDVIASSSQGAAAAAAAAPDMGGMGGMPPM